A portion of the Actomonas aquatica genome contains these proteins:
- a CDS encoding protein kinase domain-containing protein, producing the protein MSHRLPDEPTEHFGTPQPGVVWFDRFEFVRMLGRGGVGSVWEVKDRVLEERVALKVLPEVLRWDEAGMRRIRNEVRRTRELHHPNIVRLHDLHVGEAGLAIAMELVTGRTLSTWRLGLSEELAAPEDILRWLPDLASALDYAHGQGVVHRDIKPANLILSEKGVIKVTDFGVAAQTTETLARVSTVASGGTLVYMSPQQLWGELSCTGDDVYGVGATLYELLAGEPPFLRGDLFTQVVHRTPMLINRKREALGSSSRIPLYWEEAIAGCLAKKVEDRPSSVGELVGQLSGNGVKSRRAAKAFGVVRSRHRDWLRWGLLAAGAVGLALWLRLGSDNNFASSGEGEIGEVAKTTSNLIAGKESGTGSDSRAKEAGLPGSRFVYGSMAVEMVCQFPFDGSTVNMVGNLPQATQSRVAWVPDRFGREEAAARIGWGSLITYPLEEDFAVDGRHKLTVAGWVRADGNSGQFLELRPIDQGALGLSVALNRGVLMAGLRGYWGDDGVEVATILPTSHDEWFHFAVAVDDLAVTLYLNGQEQGTRTIERALPLSISPHYSLILGHDQHSLTSVSDFVLDDLRIWRRTLDDEVVLSLWLEDDPPIAPIVHTAEFQWPWEQDHVYRSTEAQYAADDDRRAMVRAELGEVAEVADWDQLKIDAGPWPQLWAEMSGFYRDSRMVTRGGEFSFTDKRQYEVTRMPGGIPRFFLAHAYVGEQELALGSWTSTPPILATVPSTGKFTVRKLGSGQSDKTRWTEERANIWRLDHELPPSGSVSSGGSPVDVVRRHWVVELSSMADEVTAIRLALGSGIQVMLTSTKGRQWEIAYAGDTQGSRVSRNFVLSALPHRWIIVESEGRIFQMIAESKRNTIQQRLVIDPVSTSDVRDSAWTLTLESAKPLPSLEQLPTVIYAVENP; encoded by the coding sequence ATGTCCCATCGCTTACCGGATGAGCCCACGGAACATTTCGGTACCCCGCAACCGGGAGTCGTCTGGTTTGATCGTTTCGAGTTTGTGCGGATGTTGGGCCGTGGCGGCGTGGGGTCGGTTTGGGAAGTAAAGGATCGGGTGTTGGAGGAGCGGGTTGCGCTGAAGGTGCTGCCTGAAGTTCTACGTTGGGATGAGGCCGGCATGCGCCGAATTCGCAACGAGGTGCGGCGCACCCGAGAGTTACATCATCCCAACATCGTTCGCCTGCACGACTTGCACGTGGGTGAAGCCGGGCTGGCGATTGCGATGGAACTCGTCACTGGGCGGACCTTGTCGACTTGGCGTTTGGGTCTGAGCGAGGAGTTAGCCGCGCCGGAAGACATTTTGCGATGGCTGCCCGATTTGGCGTCTGCCTTGGACTACGCCCATGGGCAGGGCGTAGTGCATCGGGATATCAAGCCGGCTAATCTAATCCTGTCTGAGAAGGGGGTGATTAAGGTGACGGATTTTGGAGTGGCGGCGCAAACGACGGAAACTTTGGCGCGAGTGAGCACGGTGGCGTCCGGAGGAACCTTGGTTTACATGAGTCCTCAGCAGCTCTGGGGGGAGCTCAGCTGCACCGGAGACGATGTCTACGGGGTGGGGGCTACGCTTTACGAGCTGCTGGCGGGAGAGCCTCCGTTTCTTCGCGGCGACTTGTTCACCCAAGTGGTCCATCGCACGCCGATGTTGATCAACCGCAAACGGGAGGCCCTTGGTAGTAGCTCGCGAATTCCCCTGTATTGGGAAGAGGCCATTGCTGGGTGCCTAGCCAAAAAGGTCGAGGATCGACCGTCGAGTGTCGGTGAACTGGTCGGCCAGCTTTCCGGGAACGGAGTCAAATCGCGCAGGGCGGCGAAAGCCTTTGGGGTTGTGCGATCTCGGCATCGCGACTGGCTGCGTTGGGGCTTGTTGGCGGCAGGAGCGGTGGGGCTGGCATTGTGGCTTAGACTTGGGAGCGATAATAATTTCGCTTCGTCCGGCGAAGGGGAGATTGGAGAAGTGGCAAAGACCACGTCGAACTTGATCGCTGGTAAGGAATCCGGAACGGGCAGCGACTCACGGGCTAAAGAAGCCGGCCTACCAGGTTCGCGTTTTGTCTACGGTTCAATGGCGGTCGAAATGGTCTGCCAATTTCCGTTCGATGGCTCGACGGTCAATATGGTTGGAAACCTGCCCCAAGCGACCCAGTCGCGGGTAGCGTGGGTTCCGGATCGATTCGGGCGTGAAGAGGCGGCGGCGAGAATAGGGTGGGGCAGTTTAATCACCTATCCACTTGAGGAAGACTTTGCCGTGGACGGCCGGCACAAGCTAACCGTCGCCGGTTGGGTGAGGGCCGATGGCAATAGTGGGCAGTTTTTGGAGCTGCGTCCGATCGATCAGGGGGCGTTGGGACTCAGCGTGGCGCTGAATCGAGGTGTCCTGATGGCGGGACTTCGAGGGTATTGGGGGGATGACGGCGTGGAGGTTGCTACTATTCTGCCGACGTCGCATGACGAGTGGTTTCACTTCGCGGTGGCGGTAGACGATCTCGCGGTGACCCTTTACCTCAACGGTCAGGAGCAAGGAACCCGAACCATCGAACGGGCGCTGCCACTGAGTATTTCGCCACATTATTCCCTCATTCTGGGCCACGACCAACATTCTCTTACCTCTGTAAGTGACTTCGTGCTCGATGACCTTCGCATTTGGCGTCGCACGCTGGATGACGAAGTAGTGCTCAGCCTTTGGCTGGAGGATGATCCTCCGATTGCTCCGATCGTGCATACGGCGGAGTTCCAGTGGCCGTGGGAGCAGGACCATGTTTATCGGTCGACGGAGGCGCAGTATGCGGCTGATGACGACCGGCGGGCGATGGTCCGGGCTGAGCTGGGAGAGGTGGCTGAGGTGGCGGATTGGGACCAACTCAAAATCGACGCCGGACCTTGGCCGCAGCTTTGGGCGGAGATGAGCGGATTCTACCGGGATAGCAGGATGGTAACGCGAGGGGGGGAGTTTTCATTCACGGATAAACGACAATACGAGGTGACCCGGATGCCGGGGGGAATTCCTCGCTTCTTCCTCGCTCATGCTTACGTTGGGGAGCAGGAACTTGCGCTTGGTTCTTGGACGAGCACGCCACCCATTCTTGCGACAGTTCCGAGCACAGGAAAATTTACCGTGCGGAAACTTGGGTCTGGTCAGAGTGATAAGACTCGGTGGACGGAAGAGCGTGCCAATATCTGGAGATTGGACCATGAATTGCCGCCCTCGGGAAGCGTATCCAGTGGAGGCTCACCGGTGGACGTGGTGCGAAGGCACTGGGTGGTCGAGCTGTCCAGTATGGCCGACGAAGTTACCGCCATTAGGCTCGCGCTGGGTAGCGGAATCCAAGTCATGCTCACATCGACCAAGGGGCGGCAGTGGGAGATTGCTTACGCTGGTGATACCCAAGGTTCCCGAGTCAGTCGCAACTTTGTCCTCTCGGCACTCCCACACCGATGGATCATCGTGGAGTCCGAGGGACGAATCTTCCAAATGATAGCGGAGTCCAAGCGTAATACGATCCAGCAGCGCTTGGTGATCGATCCGGTTTCAACCTCCGACGTGCGGGACAGCGCTTGGACCTTGACCCTGGAATCTGCCAAACCGTTGCCCAGCCTTGAGCAACTCCCGACGGTCATTTACGCCGTGGAAAATCCGTAG
- a CDS encoding LacI family DNA-binding transcriptional regulator has product MKNDLASLGSASAPSMETIAAAAGVATSTVSRALKGDARISPQTSRRIREITERLGYRPNPLVSALMTQLRYGHPPVARCNLAWLDFFPGPEDWRDDPVQVAFWQGAQRQAQRLGYAINRIRTQDKSPKRLAGQLHSRGIQGVLVPPFDESDGLATTIPLPLDSLTIVGVGTRFEKPALHYSSDDQFEYGRMAVQKLWERGYRRIGYVGEPRVEKFVNGRFFAGYYSTLCSELGGTPLPPLVSARDDDAIEWLRQAKPDVIVTANRRLLSVLRKAGLRVPDDVALAHLNIEDVEGASAAEVAGIRQDNVGVGANAVELLVSLLYQNESGIPVHPRGIQVHGVWVDGPTVSRPKPERQTATN; this is encoded by the coding sequence ATGAAAAACGACCTCGCCTCCCTCGGTTCGGCGTCCGCGCCTTCCATGGAGACCATTGCCGCCGCCGCCGGTGTTGCCACCAGCACCGTTTCCCGCGCCCTCAAGGGCGACGCGCGCATCAGCCCCCAAACCAGCCGGCGCATCCGCGAGATCACCGAACGCCTCGGTTACCGCCCGAACCCGCTGGTCTCCGCGCTCATGACCCAGCTACGCTACGGCCACCCGCCGGTCGCACGCTGCAATCTGGCTTGGTTGGACTTCTTTCCCGGCCCGGAAGACTGGCGCGACGACCCCGTCCAGGTCGCCTTCTGGCAAGGTGCCCAACGCCAGGCCCAGCGCCTCGGCTACGCCATCAACCGCATCCGCACGCAGGACAAATCACCCAAACGTCTCGCCGGCCAGCTGCACAGTCGCGGCATTCAGGGCGTGCTGGTGCCGCCGTTCGATGAGAGCGACGGACTCGCCACCACCATTCCGCTCCCGCTCGACTCCCTCACCATCGTGGGGGTAGGCACCCGATTCGAAAAACCCGCACTGCACTACTCCAGCGACGACCAGTTTGAATACGGTCGCATGGCGGTGCAGAAACTTTGGGAACGAGGCTATCGCCGCATCGGTTACGTCGGCGAACCACGCGTCGAAAAATTCGTCAACGGCCGCTTCTTCGCCGGCTACTACAGCACCCTCTGCAGCGAACTCGGCGGCACCCCGCTGCCGCCGCTCGTGTCGGCCCGCGACGACGACGCCATCGAGTGGCTGCGCCAAGCCAAACCCGATGTGATCGTGACCGCCAACCGCCGCCTGCTTTCCGTGTTGCGCAAGGCCGGCCTGCGGGTGCCCGACGACGTCGCTCTGGCCCACCTCAACATCGAGGATGTCGAGGGCGCGTCTGCCGCCGAGGTCGCCGGCATTCGCCAGGACAATGTCGGCGTCGGCGCCAATGCCGTGGAGCTCCTCGTAAGTCTGCTCTACCAAAACGAGAGCGGTATTCCCGTGCATCCCCGCGGCATCCAGGTCCACGGGGTGTGGGTCGATGGTCCGACCGTGAGCCGACCCAAGCCGGAACGCCAGACAGCCACCAACTGA
- a CDS encoding tyrosine-type recombinase/integrase: MPGRKPILENELPLVLSVLSDFPLRDQALVTLGLQTGFRISELLSLNVGDVWDGAGVRPQVKVTRARMKGGSGARRRGVTSRIVPLNDAAVDCLHRFLMDRAGEGELPMNLPLFPSRFRGKRLTDIVHAVLRSSGLDDDGVYGTHTLRKTFCRRIYSITQHDLNLTRAVMGHASCSTTQRYLHVDDDEIAEAVRAIGGMRKPASLDPAKVLS, from the coding sequence GTGCCAGGTCGAAAACCCATCCTCGAAAACGAACTCCCGCTCGTCCTATCGGTTCTTTCCGATTTCCCGCTCCGCGACCAAGCCTTGGTTACGCTGGGGCTGCAGACCGGGTTTCGGATCAGCGAGCTCCTGTCGCTCAATGTCGGCGATGTGTGGGATGGAGCGGGAGTGCGTCCCCAAGTTAAGGTCACGCGTGCGCGGATGAAGGGTGGCAGCGGTGCTCGCCGCCGGGGCGTGACCTCAAGAATTGTCCCGTTGAACGATGCTGCGGTGGATTGCCTGCACCGATTCTTGATGGATCGAGCAGGGGAGGGCGAGTTGCCGATGAATTTACCCCTCTTTCCCAGCCGCTTTCGCGGCAAGCGACTTACCGACATTGTTCACGCGGTGCTGAGGAGTTCTGGGCTTGATGACGATGGCGTCTACGGCACGCACACCCTGCGGAAAACCTTCTGCCGCCGAATCTACTCGATCACGCAACACGACTTGAATCTGACCCGGGCGGTCATGGGTCATGCGAGCTGCTCGACGACCCAGCGTTACCTGCACGTGGATGACGACGAGATTGCGGAGGCAGTCCGTGCGATCGGAGGGATGCGGAAGCCTGCCTCGCTCGATCCGGCGAAGGTGCTTTCCTGA
- a CDS encoding right-handed parallel beta-helix repeat-containing protein: MILSGILGRGWLARLAGGVLLVALSAGLVRATPQAVPTFENIGLYWRPAEGAADRTCAVSYRAVGDADWCEAMPLWFDAMEHPERPERSREYRGSLVGLTPGTAYEIRLKLLPDGPEVRLETQTWAERWPVAKTVELPALSHETLVISEGGSAESGYVVYTSPAGTRSRIDGRNEAEVNIRIDAPYVIVRGLDLVGARRHGIELGTVQHVVIEDCDISGWGQDLEDGWGRNFDSAIYHRVEDDAPRVLRRIVIQRNRLHHPRANANSWLQPRASRKGSKHPIGPQAISFINADGEIVIRHNDIYSDFEHMFNDAMGEYHNFGYAGFPGRDSDIHGNRISHCWDDGIEMEGANQNVRCWGNVIDWTYVGIGAATTSLGPAYIYRNIYLHSRRGPGTDEESYKGQLFLKLGADPRQAEFAHGRTYVLHNTVLQPEPWGGFDATSGATGGVRLSAANKHQTQIFSRNNVLWTRMDRNIAVFDGQASPTNDFDYDLFNGLVRAVDGSETHGVHAVPVFAAPLDAERSWSVALAPGTPGSDQGVRLPGFNDDFAGDGPDMGAIEFGRPLTDDFPARPDRPSDAP, translated from the coding sequence ATGATCCTTTCCGGAATCCTTGGCCGTGGGTGGTTGGCGCGATTGGCGGGCGGAGTCCTGCTCGTCGCCCTCAGTGCGGGACTGGTGCGAGCGACGCCGCAGGCGGTGCCGACGTTTGAGAACATCGGGCTTTATTGGCGACCGGCGGAAGGGGCGGCGGATCGCACCTGCGCGGTGTCGTATCGGGCGGTGGGAGACGCGGATTGGTGTGAGGCCATGCCCTTGTGGTTCGACGCCATGGAACATCCGGAGCGACCGGAACGCAGCCGGGAATACCGCGGTAGTCTGGTCGGGTTGACGCCGGGCACGGCCTACGAGATTCGCCTCAAGCTCCTGCCGGACGGGCCGGAAGTGCGCCTCGAAACACAGACCTGGGCGGAGCGTTGGCCGGTGGCGAAGACGGTGGAATTACCGGCGCTGAGCCACGAGACGCTGGTCATAAGCGAAGGCGGCAGTGCGGAGTCGGGTTATGTCGTCTACACCTCACCTGCGGGCACGCGCAGCCGCATCGACGGACGCAATGAGGCGGAGGTAAACATCCGCATCGACGCGCCCTATGTCATCGTGCGAGGCCTCGATCTGGTCGGTGCGCGCCGGCACGGCATCGAGCTGGGCACAGTGCAACACGTGGTGATCGAAGACTGCGACATCTCCGGCTGGGGGCAGGACCTTGAGGATGGCTGGGGACGGAACTTCGACTCGGCGATCTATCACCGCGTGGAGGACGACGCGCCGCGCGTGCTGCGCCGCATTGTGATTCAGCGCAACCGCCTGCATCACCCGCGCGCCAACGCCAACTCGTGGTTGCAGCCGCGCGCCAGTCGCAAGGGCAGCAAGCACCCGATCGGACCGCAGGCGATCAGCTTCATCAACGCCGACGGCGAAATCGTCATCCGCCACAACGACATCTATTCGGACTTCGAACACATGTTCAACGACGCCATGGGCGAGTATCATAATTTCGGTTACGCCGGGTTTCCGGGGCGGGACTCCGACATCCATGGCAACCGCATCTCGCACTGTTGGGACGACGGCATCGAGATGGAGGGCGCCAACCAGAATGTGCGCTGCTGGGGCAACGTCATTGACTGGACCTACGTGGGCATCGGCGCGGCCACCACCTCGCTCGGCCCGGCCTACATTTATCGCAACATCTACCTGCACTCGCGGCGCGGACCGGGGACGGACGAGGAGTCCTACAAAGGGCAGTTGTTCCTGAAGCTGGGGGCCGATCCGCGGCAGGCGGAGTTTGCTCACGGCCGCACCTACGTGCTGCACAACACGGTGCTGCAACCGGAACCGTGGGGCGGATTCGATGCCACCTCGGGGGCGACCGGCGGGGTGCGTCTCTCCGCGGCCAACAAACACCAGACCCAGATTTTCAGCCGCAACAATGTGCTGTGGACGCGCATGGACCGGAACATCGCGGTGTTTGATGGGCAGGCTTCGCCGACCAACGACTTTGACTACGATCTGTTCAACGGACTGGTGCGGGCGGTGGACGGCAGTGAAACCCACGGCGTGCACGCGGTGCCGGTCTTTGCGGCACCGCTGGATGCGGAGCGATCCTGGAGCGTCGCCCTCGCTCCGGGCACGCCGGGCAGTGATCAGGGCGTGCGGCTGCCGGGTTTTAACGACGACTTTGCCGGTGACGGCCCGGACATGGGGGCGATCGAATTTGGGCGGCCCCTGACGGACGATTTTCCGGCGCGACCGGACCGTCCGAGCGACGCGCCGTAA
- a CDS encoding glycoside hydrolase family 57 — translation MRPGIIFLPHGNLQYSQLRPEQRAWVARQSYGPLFDMSERANAPIAFEASGETLEIVAEEAPEVLEKLVAGIKAGRIEAVASPQTHIMLANIDPVIGLDSLRNGLDTWERLTGVRPVTGWNPECSWAGFIPDIYREAGFETLIGDADSFLLSSVPGLREATGLRFDVRGHSNKNALFKIEQEIADRPEILRALFQPSELANGLKVVLRSDMMCNILLWYLMGATEGNREEPISLAEVRETLVRWRDRIPGGQGFILPYAEDAEYIGTTAYFYVKQFGEARFFEPAPDSLRRFAEVLQLARDLDFELITPSQAVATYPVVSGRDFERVENGCAWHGGTAKAWANTPHARILDPVCRSVHQGLEAVADHLGATLRDTVEFREVMRRITTAYVSDARWPPAPTSPGRFNVVEAIEAIEAANDGLEALMAQHGLAEHRSLYSAPIMRSQIAAVRDELMGFAYFEERNEGVSGAAAATVKMKAGS, via the coding sequence ATGCGACCCGGAATCATTTTCCTACCCCACGGCAACCTGCAGTATTCCCAGCTACGTCCCGAGCAACGGGCGTGGGTGGCCCGCCAATCCTATGGACCGCTCTTCGACATGTCGGAGCGCGCGAACGCCCCCATCGCTTTTGAGGCTTCGGGCGAGACCTTGGAAATCGTGGCGGAGGAAGCGCCGGAGGTGTTGGAAAAACTCGTGGCCGGCATCAAGGCCGGGCGCATCGAGGCGGTGGCGTCACCGCAGACCCACATCATGCTGGCCAACATCGATCCGGTGATCGGTCTCGATTCGTTGCGCAATGGCCTCGACACGTGGGAGCGCCTGACCGGTGTGCGCCCGGTGACCGGTTGGAATCCGGAGTGCAGCTGGGCGGGATTCATTCCCGACATTTATCGGGAGGCGGGTTTTGAGACCCTCATCGGTGACGCCGATTCGTTTCTGTTGTCGAGTGTGCCCGGTCTGCGGGAAGCCACGGGGCTGCGCTTCGACGTGCGCGGGCACAGCAACAAAAACGCGCTCTTCAAGATCGAGCAGGAGATCGCGGATCGGCCCGAGATCCTGCGGGCGCTCTTTCAGCCGAGTGAGCTGGCGAACGGCCTCAAGGTCGTCCTGCGCTCGGACATGATGTGCAACATCCTGCTCTGGTATCTCATGGGCGCGACCGAAGGGAATCGCGAAGAACCGATCTCGTTGGCCGAAGTGCGCGAGACGCTCGTGCGCTGGCGCGATCGGATTCCAGGGGGGCAGGGCTTCATCCTACCTTATGCGGAGGACGCCGAATACATCGGCACGACCGCCTATTTTTATGTAAAGCAGTTTGGCGAGGCGCGCTTCTTCGAGCCCGCGCCGGACAGCTTGCGCCGTTTTGCGGAAGTGCTGCAACTGGCCCGCGACCTCGATTTCGAACTCATCACCCCGAGCCAGGCCGTGGCCACCTATCCGGTGGTGTCGGGCCGCGATTTTGAGCGGGTGGAGAATGGGTGTGCATGGCACGGCGGCACGGCGAAGGCCTGGGCCAACACGCCGCATGCCCGCATCCTCGATCCGGTGTGCCGCAGTGTGCACCAAGGGCTCGAAGCGGTGGCCGATCACCTCGGTGCCACTCTGCGCGATACCGTGGAGTTTCGCGAAGTCATGCGTCGGATCACCACGGCCTACGTCAGCGATGCCCGCTGGCCGCCCGCCCCCACGTCGCCGGGCCGCTTTAATGTGGTCGAGGCCATCGAGGCGATCGAAGCCGCCAACGACGGACTGGAGGCCCTCATGGCGCAGCACGGACTGGCGGAGCATCGCTCGCTCTATTCCGCGCCGATCATGCGTTCGCAAATCGCGGCGGTGCGCGATGAGTTGATGGGCTTTGCCTACTTTGAAGAGCGGAACGAAGGCGTTTCTGGTGCCGCTGCTGCGACTGTAAAAATGAAAGCGGGCTCCTGA
- a CDS encoding RNA polymerase sigma factor, with amino-acid sequence MITTNESLLERVQRLDAHEAWKEFYDNYWAAIIRYGRKLGLSQTQAEDVLQETMVDLMRILPKFEYDRSRGRFRNFLLTIVHRKAMGVFRRGLKNSNVPWDSASPMEIEEAKQSSLREDQMQLWRESIYEEALLEVSKCSDIDQRTWAVFEAYVVKKRPVSEVAEGFGMKPNAIYQIKNRLCQRIRRQLNWKNLD; translated from the coding sequence ATGATCACCACGAACGAATCACTCTTGGAGCGCGTGCAACGACTGGATGCTCACGAGGCCTGGAAGGAATTCTACGACAACTATTGGGCGGCGATTATTCGGTATGGCCGGAAACTGGGGCTATCCCAGACCCAGGCGGAAGACGTGTTGCAGGAAACCATGGTGGACCTGATGCGCATCCTGCCGAAATTTGAATACGACCGATCTCGCGGGAGGTTTCGCAATTTCCTGCTGACCATTGTTCATCGCAAGGCGATGGGTGTATTTCGACGCGGACTGAAAAATTCCAATGTCCCGTGGGACTCCGCGAGTCCGATGGAAATTGAAGAGGCCAAGCAGTCCAGTTTGCGAGAAGATCAAATGCAGCTGTGGCGCGAGTCGATTTACGAAGAGGCCTTGCTCGAGGTTTCAAAATGTTCAGATATCGATCAGCGAACTTGGGCCGTTTTCGAGGCATATGTCGTCAAAAAACGTCCGGTTAGCGAAGTTGCGGAAGGATTCGGGATGAAGCCAAACGCGATCTATCAAATTAAGAACCGCCTATGTCAGAGAATTCGCCGGCAACTTAATTGGAAGAACTTGGACTAG
- a CDS encoding metallophosphoesterase family protein translates to MRILHVTDFHGHQPWFDWVSRNAANYDLVALTGDLIDEALRTPVDRQIEMVRKFGEGLQGKLLICSGNHDTRDVELPYGAADWIQELRARTIGTKESVVEIHGLRIGISDWCEAPMWGDFDLLLSHQPPAKSCTAIQRPEGVDWGDIGLRDYLDAELLKPRLVLTGHVHQPKRWVGRVGQSVILNPGRRRSTAAEPARIDIDLDAGTVRWNSGMGQRDGRRLPG, encoded by the coding sequence ATGAGAATTCTGCACGTAACCGACTTCCATGGACATCAGCCGTGGTTCGATTGGGTTTCCCGCAACGCGGCGAACTACGATCTCGTGGCTTTGACCGGAGACCTGATCGATGAAGCCCTGCGCACACCGGTCGATCGGCAGATTGAGATGGTTCGGAAATTCGGGGAGGGCTTGCAGGGCAAGTTGCTAATCTGCTCGGGGAACCACGATACCCGTGACGTCGAATTGCCCTATGGCGCGGCCGATTGGATTCAGGAGCTGCGAGCTCGGACTATTGGCACCAAGGAGTCCGTCGTGGAAATCCATGGTCTACGGATCGGGATCTCGGATTGGTGTGAGGCGCCCATGTGGGGAGATTTCGATCTGCTTCTCAGCCATCAGCCGCCGGCAAAGTCGTGCACGGCTATTCAAAGGCCCGAAGGTGTGGATTGGGGCGACATTGGCCTGCGCGACTACCTTGATGCTGAGCTGCTCAAACCGCGGCTCGTTTTGACGGGACACGTGCATCAGCCGAAGCGGTGGGTGGGGCGAGTTGGTCAGTCGGTTATCCTCAATCCTGGGCGCCGGCGTAGCACCGCTGCGGAACCGGCTCGTATCGACATCGACCTGGATGCCGGGACGGTGCGGTGGAATAGCGGCATGGGGCAGCGTGACGGGCGCCGTCTTCCGGGGTGA